A genomic stretch from Macadamia integrifolia cultivar HAES 741 unplaced genomic scaffold, SCU_Mint_v3 scaffold1493, whole genome shotgun sequence includes:
- the LOC122063920 gene encoding S-adenosyl-L-methionine-dependent uroporphyrinogen III methyltransferase, chloroplastic-like: protein MTISNSGSLTLADCCVRFLTRHSRKGGTDPLFVAEHAADPDSTLVAYMGLSTLPSLALKLMHHGLPPDTPAVAIKRGTTPQQRVVFAELKDLIDDVTSANLVSPTLIIIGMAFSPFWPHCSKEAAILVESQ, encoded by the exons atgactATCAGTAATTCGGGAAGCTTGACCCTTGCGGATTGCTG TGTTAGATTTTTGACAAGGCACTCAAGGAAAGGAGGAACAGATCCCCTATTTGTGGCAGAGCATGCTGCAGATCCTGATTCAACCTTGGTTGCTTACATGGGCTTGTCCACTCTCCCATCTCTTGCTCTGAAGTTGATGCATCATGGTCTACCACCTGATACTCCAGCTGTTGCAATAAAACGAGGGACTACCCCTCAACAACGAGTG GTATTTGCAGAACTTAAGGATCTCATAGATGACGTTACTTCTGCAAACTTGGTTTCACCAACCCTTATCATCATTGGGATGGCATTCTCACCATTCTGGCCTCACTGTTCTAAAGAAGCAGCTATTTTGGTGGAGTCTCAATAG